The following proteins are co-located in the Echinicola sp. 20G genome:
- a CDS encoding TraR/DksA C4-type zinc finger protein has product MSQEEKTSYSKEELKEFEELINNKLSVAREELLSLKETLSKKNDSGTDFTASTSKLLEDGADTLERESLSQLAARQQKFIINLENALIRIKNGTYGVCVDTGKLIAKERLKAVPHTMHSIEAKLAKK; this is encoded by the coding sequence ATGAGTCAAGAAGAGAAAACATCATATTCCAAAGAAGAACTAAAAGAGTTTGAGGAATTGATCAACAACAAGCTAAGCGTGGCCCGTGAAGAACTTCTCTCTTTAAAAGAGACACTTAGCAAGAAAAATGACAGTGGAACAGACTTCACCGCTTCCACTTCGAAACTATTGGAAGATGGAGCTGATACACTTGAAAGGGAAAGCCTGAGCCAATTGGCGGCAAGACAGCAAAAATTCATCATCAACTTGGAAAATGCTTTAATTAGAATTAAAAATGGCACATATGGTGTATGCGTTGATACGGGTAAGCTAATTGCCAAGGAAAGACTAAAAGCCGTACCCCATACCATGCATTCCATTGAAGCTAAATTAGCTAAAAAGTAA